A window of Ursus arctos isolate Adak ecotype North America unplaced genomic scaffold, UrsArc2.0 scaffold_16, whole genome shotgun sequence genomic DNA:
ggtatcttgctgggcccgtgcgcggagctgaaattacctagggctcctttgctttaggagctcccagtctacacatggaccaaagctccaaagtGAACGCAcgtaaaagaaaagagcaagcgctctgtactcggaatgaagtgtgctacggaggaaggctggggagtcactgcatggaaagatatgaaaggcctcactgaggctgaggttgctgagaacagattgaccaaagggagctaggcctgcacacgtcagggagcagcgtttcaggaagaagtgacttgtgctgcagacactcaataacagaagccagtttggccagaggagtgaaaaaggcagccagggtggctgcagggacactaggaggagagcagaggggagggaggaaggcagggacagatgctgaggcctgggagactgttacttatctagagttgccccgggactgcattgccctgataccctgcatgtgcaggtgcatcgctttaatttctaacagtatttgtgggtgaagaatgcgggcccaaattagcatggttccccaggctcaaggtgtgtcagtggctgtggctgtgaccagggccatactggaagaggattttgtcataagttggctcacgtgactcgggatgccatctggactcagaacctgagttcctgtgtgtcttttggccttggcactgcctccgttctctgtcctgtgagcctctgtagatggcagctcaaaacatcggtgcttggttcaggttcagagagagagaagaagaagggaaagggaaggagtgagtagtggaacatgatggaaagtaactagggagtgagaaactctttgcatgacatgtagacaagctctaggcatggtacttcatcacgttgaatatgtcctgtgggtcaaaagccagtcactgaccacttagcggttacagtctgatgcctataccacaggtcaggatccctaggagccatggtgaaagccgctcccctcatagacccaaacgaggtaacggggtctcgttcttcatataacgggaaacaattgcatggttttactacagaggatgacaatgcctgcatcttcttgcttttccagaccatcatggtgcccaccttaaaatgaggccaagagggaaagtgacagttgcagtattacagggctggaacccaggcctcttctgagcagcactccatgccaagtcccaccccttcttgtaattcttccatcttgaaaattgtgcctcagatacacaggggaccaccccacacatgtaataaatactcttatccacagacaccagaggatgtgccaaggaagtagattctagcctgatccccacactgcaggctgggaaagtggggactacgtgagagacacaatgacataggacatacaagtgcgcaaagaaacacagaacgtaaggtctgaattcagctctgcctcctgaagcttcagaccctagttccatttccagagagtggtggctatggcctttttggctcattgtgtccagttaaggagatgacatgggggagaaagctaaggagtcaactgccaagaaggggctctggataggtctgactgaacacatggtcccagggattagaatcttgaaagagtgacctcacttcctctgtgataggccccaactgaacttagaactctggtaaccgggcacccagattcaaaagacaacctgctctccagctcactttggtggagacgttcgagagaacaggatgttctcttgctgccttcctcccttcagggtctctgggcccaggcaagcccagagagagagacttgcaaataattgtagacgtcggctcagcccgcttttccgagccctctggacatgtggcaggagacaccaacaggtaacacgaggcagctcagggcagcccactggagagcaggcaacaactgtgatgccacctcagcaggcccacacctcttgcccctcattatgtgtgtccctgtgtgtgtgttggggtggggggctggttgtctatgtgtagagaaggggacagaggatgtgggacacacccttcctgggcagaaggaagcagccaggtgttggaagcctggcccatctttcatgttcacaccccaggtcatagcaggcaggatgagaagctgagcactggggaccaagctcaactacctcgatgttaatcatgagctctagagtttcatccggctacctccttgctcgatgtcttttcagctgcccctctttgcctcaactagagaacaggatttctaatgcgggtggccccttgtggcaatgtcctgggaggacactaatgtctcttgaccccatgtctatggggcactgcattttcagagctgcacccaggaggtcatcgaagagctggtctgggacttcaactacaacgccctagacaagtggcaggtgcaccaggccacccaggatcagtgccgctctgaggtgagaatgggaagagggttccacacacccagggcccccacacaaatatggggacaaacctggggccctcccatggtgtttccacatgagtgccccacaggcccaaccacaaagtcatcccagtatccacacctccaccaccagctgtgggagaaagtaggaagacactcttcccataggtgggaatggtagagaatagtgttcgtgttttttgcagtttggggcgtgggttattctgtttcattctgttttgtgtgacttttcccgcagccatgagtgtctttgcattttgctactgttttgagtattttcttgactcaccccagccatcctgtgtagaacccagctccactgtccttggagaacgtgtccaaggccttatgaatcctcaccccacacagggtgattgaacataaaaggaacggtgggaagaagccattctatatgttcctctgtaacgtatcacctctcagagcacatcgactcattgtatgtcccccgggtcacaagctgtgtcctcatatgtctttttggacctccatatgggaggttgtctgccaccgtgaatcagcctttcaagcacggattgggtgcaaggcctctgatgcctcctggcccaggtagtggactctgtcttttcagagttcaatccaggccatctttgaggagctgcttgctccaaaggctcagctactccatctcccttgacaagcagcaggtgcctcagcccacaacaacatccaatgctggtctggggtgagaacaggtccagattgatgtccaatctcaggacccacagatgatcacggcaaggccagaacccacactagaaacaaccagctcccctggggcctgccgaggaaggtggatttcccctgaacctttctccccaccttaggaacagaccaggccgcagcagcatagggaaatgccatgcattccatgctctggacagttctcaggcccaacgtctatgatcttgagcagcgttggagatgctaagcctctgctttctcctgtctgcagtagggatgttgactgatgactcaaaggcatacagttcttaataaagcctattcagagagagaaaggctgtggtggctcagctaacaagatgtgttgaagtgaccaatgctttctcatttcacccctaaaggcaattgtactttcaagcctagagccttttctaggtgggccctcaagtcccttttcttgcacaagttcccgaagggatgggactctctggtctgagccccagaccctgatcatcctggtggttcgtggtgttgaagctgactccattgccccccacaccccccttctctacctggtgggaaaaggaatcatccctgtccctggatgaggcccagacgatgctgaggctccaagaaggcacaatggagcgtttcgtacagtccctggtgccgtccttcccagatgggagcatctcaaccacctcaacgatcttctgcatgtacgagatgttcacttcagccacacaggtcctgggccagcagttcaataggtgagtgcccaccccatgcacagcacagggtgagcctcccatctactgggtgtacatctcgggaatggcactacccctctctgaccttccctttcctcttctgaaaagtggggtggttaagaggatgaacctcatacagttactgtaggaaatcatgggaggaaacatggcacgggctactctggtgcttggctctgtagaaagggctcctggacgtgctgggcatcttcttgcttaatagttctctctctccggtcaagaagctctcaagtgcaaccctcacaggccggtggcccttctgggttgacgaaaggaaatgcaaagcaggcagtttctctatgtgcaaaggacttctgagattccatctagatggttctggtagttgtcctttgtgtgagcagctcaggggcacactgggagcaggcagaccagcccacgggccactcaggatttggaaagtgcgggctgggaagtagtcgttcaagaatgtatattaagcacctaggaatgtgaatggagagaggagatacagtgtctgggtctcagttctagtcagagggtcagataggcactctgcacaccctaagcacgcatctccaatggttgttagatgtgacatcttcgtagcctcctctagctttgaaaggatccaccgagagctggatcataggacagatgaaatgatcaagtaaaactgggacaggggtttgggtccagaagcagggctggctgcctccacagagcagggtgggggactacaggggtggtggctggggagggatttgccaaaccagggatctcaccgatctcttgatttccagtgggtgggcttcatctggggggcttcatgtgaagaagcaaatgagtcaaagaaggctgtggacggggtcccgggccctctgggcggcagagcacagtctgggctcagtgggtgcctgaaacacccatccctttgacggtcccaacttgctctgcctgcccctccccgctgacCACCCCAACAggggccaagaaccgagggtgtgctgagccgaccactcacaaatctgcctccaacctgagccttgatactggtgtgcatggaggatagagtagatcaggcccatggccaggtagaggagaggagaagtggaaaaaccagactcattcaggttttctggaggaccaggcctcccactacgagggcagctagagaggggttggaagggggctggggccatcctctgggacccatacagaaagaacggtgctgtgggagtagcatgtgcaatgcaaggccaggcctctgactctgctccacatatgactctccccagcaccctgtctcccttcttgggtacctggcctgaccagaatttgcaggctatctatcagtccctgggccgtgaccgtgtcgagatcaaggtggcctatgtgcatggggccatggttctgaagtggcatgcctgggacctgacaaaccatgtcccccttctcctgatgcagcgggaacttctggcgctcactgaggcagaggtggagggtaagggggatggcaagctgggaaggctaactgggatggggttcatgggctgggtattcctttcaaggccatggggtctgtcctggttttgcaaaggcatccggaaagtcagtgatgtggatgaacctttctctgtctcctgccccagtgccagctccagggctccttccagcggcagagccaggaacagggcctcctatagagctagaggcgaccccggctctgtgtcaactgtcacctgcggtgtcagagccagcctcccctctgtcagctgttccagaactgcaacccgtgctcccatcttctgcatgtgtgccgggtgctgagcagcagtcagctggaccaccctttttgctggaaagtttcactcaagcaacagccacagagcccaccgcggccccagaggcttcctgccaccgctgggtcaccccaaagaaccagctgggtgaggagaagcctgacctcctggacttccctcccaggctggtggcagagcagctcacgtatatggatgcggtgagcagctgggctctcagggtgggccaggggcacgccttccttctgctctcacctgccccacacctgcctttccctgatgtggactcctatggtctgggaccaaatctcagctccaccacttcccaaccctgtcaacccatcaaggcgcttagccccaagctttcactgtccagctgcggactgtagcgagagaccctgataagcactgatacggaggtactagggagaagaaatgagccagaatggagagaccaatgggcaggccctggtcccgtgggtggaggagggcagctccctgtgttcagtcaagtccatgggtcacccactcatgtgacttggaggatgagtaccctcagcattgattaggcatctgatgtgtccatgaggacagggcagacggaaaaacgtgtggttgcagctcccgtgtgagaatgtgcatctgaaaggggggaaggaccagggggatgaccagttggaggggaggggaagaagcccccttgggttggaccaccttgcagtgccacctggagctgggagttcctgagcatgatcagggtgccaatgccctccttccttcccttgctctgtttgctcctgggtcattgtgtactgggttccctcagggaaaaacaatggaatgaaatccacagtctcgaaccaggctcaggccagattctcagctccctgaggtccagctctgacctgtgacccctacgtaggacatgagtcttgcatgggaaatggctgggtgaaccaaggtccgcctgttctctaggagctgttcaagaagctgctgccccatcagtgcctgggctccgtctggtccaagcgcaacaagcctggcaatgagcacctggcacccacagtccgggccactgtcgcccagttcaatggtgtggccaagtgtgtcatcaccacctgccttggcaatccgagcatgacagcccgggacagggccatggtggtggagcactggatcaaggtggccaaggtatgcaacgggaagcccagccgaggtgctctcctgagtctcgggcactgctcttcccttgatcaggtctcagggtggaaggccctggtctttgccctagggactgtgcagtccctaggctcttccgtccaggggcatgctgaccttgccttgcatggccccatgctgggatgctccgtttctgcctggctccttccttggagtgaggtaaaatcttcctcctcctctgggcctcacgtgtgcccttcggcaggtccctggacagcggcttcctccagcaggagcactttcccctgagggggactgaagcttgagagccaataaggtgccggctccccaagtgacatcccattctcttccctccccaggcctgtcaaaccctgaggaactactcgtccttacatgccatcctctcggctctacagagtgtctccattcaccgcctcgagaacacgtgggggaaggtttccaggtgagtaggcctctgtccatggagggaccaggatggacgagggagctcccagaggcttgtcctcttccccctcaggcagcttggaccttctgggaggcagcaaaccccgaccacaggacctgggctggtgggtaggtctctcagccttcctggtgaggaggccaccatgcctcccgctttagaaatcagttttgccaaatgtcccacacggggctgaactgcattaaatctcttcacgtgtttccttgacagccactaagctctctgcccatttgaaccccaaattgacccaaacagcgtttctcaatgaatatgggaagggaggcccaggacgagccacatgagagctccctcccatgtcctacaaagaccttagtgctcagaggatcccagaagaaaccctcaaccaggcaggttgacactctggggttctcaaagaaaaggcactcgcactcaaccctgccacattatttgtcgattgatcgtgcctcccttgcctctcttcaggaagccattgaggatctttcaaaagctgtgcagcaaggacagcgcacagggcaggaacctgctcatcaaggtagcctggaaggtgcaggtctggaaagagacgaggggtgggagggaataggatcctgagtggatgaagtcgggaatggtctgaagcattccttggggaggggaagcctttggcatgaatgtggcgacagcctaggtgcggatgccgttggcggcgagggggcaagcaggtggtgtccaagcagactccctagcctacacaccctctctctctgtgttgacagctggtccaggtgggggcctctacaaacctggagagcccagaggacagacctgtgctcagtgatggggttgggctgggttgagggccacaacaatgatgagagtaataggaccctgagtcctcaggagaccatgggagataggtggagttgtcatgtttcccgatgagaaaacaggcttggggaggccaggctgcaagctcaaggtcacacatggagtgaatgttggaatgagattgttctggaatcactcacggcctgcttctggataatggggcctcaggatcagtatgagttaggtcagatgtctaggttctgacgtccaagatggtgggggcaagtggcctgagggtatgatggtctcaaggaacttgtccttggccctgcaggagcgaccatccaatagatttgccaccctggtgatggccctccggggagcccagaagaggatgcagaagaaggtgagtgtgcctgaggcccagggcctccaaagtcagaggaggaggagggctcctccctgagggctggaagcctcccaaaaaggaaagatcaggaagggggggtccttcccactccagctgcggctcctggggccacagcttctacaattcttatttcaaaaggaccaggaggagggcccagagtggtccatagagaatgggttttgcgggtggggagggaccgacctagtgctccattccctggcatttttgaaaagcaggccctgaaggtgatgaggaggagtctgatgttctgggagggggaggggaaagggaacccgtgggggggaggctgctaagggtcctaggctgctccacgtgagcccctgcggtgggctaggaggctggagcattttcagtggagggtccctgtggacaccagcgagcagggactcatcccaaccctccccctcatgacacagggtgtcgtgcctttccttggcacttttctcaccgagctggtgatgttagataccgccatggaggactatctggaggtgggtgagcctgaggattgtgggggagggaccagaatccggaggtttgggagcagaacgcccctgtactgagccctgagctctcaggactcggcaaacctctcctcatgacagcctcacggctaccctgtgagcctgggggctgttgcccatctcagggatgagcgaggtgaggctgcagttaggccacggctcccggtgccgaagactggtgaagcagcagagcttcctgaaggcaaagctgcatgaggtctgtctgagtggacctcagcctcccccggtgagtttgcccgtggggggagaatgaagtcaggaccctccacgtcagcaagcacctccgtAGCCgtagcagccccttcctgcctgaggcttcggcctcccctactgtcttccgagagggtggtgctgcagggtcccgacctgtagccagtccatctgccccatgtcctcctttctctggaccccagagcctggcctagatcccaggcccactatctgtgtatgcacggccccctcacgggtcctggccatggtgcagcatgagaagggatgggaatcaagtgctcctaagaaccaggggcctcattctgatggactttgtctgctttccaggggaatgagatcaaccaccagaaaagaaataaggtgagcatatgtggcgcttcccgcagggaagggtagggagtgggcctcagagatgtccctgggaagaacattgcttggctccatcccctccacctcacatttcctgggatcccttgagaagaaagcagtgcaagtcccatcccgttaggagatggggacagagcatggcatccaggaggacttcccggaggaggggctactgatactcacctctgagaacaggtggagaccggatgaatctgcagggaggaggatggcaatgtgtgccaggacctgggatgggtgcccgGTCCCGATGCTctaccctcaccagaccctgcagctccccgccccccctcccaggctccctatacatcctgtgcttctctctctgctcaggaatatcaagtcatgacagacatcatgctgctccaggtggctgccgagaattacaccctagagcccgaggatcctttttgggcctggttccaggctatggagccgctcagcgaggctgagaggtgaggcccatcaggagctgggtcggtgaggttcggggtggactctttctgctggccactcctgggatcctccttccctgggcagcctcaggccttgttgccggggcgccagactccagctgtgggcaaacactggcagggactcttgaatggaagctcctgggcaactcacaggtgtccctctgtccttagctacaccctgtcctgccagctggagccccggtcctagctggtcagcagcactcaagaagaagaactggccgcagtcaacctcagggctgagcaagtgtccagtggccctgcagggattcctcagcagctgcatccttgcgcccatttactccacaccccttccccccatctatttccttatgtaggggcaccatttagttgttttaaatagtaccgtgatagatttgcatgttaggagattaaagcccttgttttgttttagagcccggtgtgtggtttgggtcttttacttcctacagtaatggaaaacttgcacagactctcatattcgttcctgacctaggaaatcttccagagtcatcagctactgtatgtgggaggaaggagaagtgccagcccttctccctagccactggagggcacccccaaatcccccttactcagagcacgcgtccatttcagtcaatgaatttgggcaaacagcagagacagcccctcagaactcctgagatttagaggttgcagggactttcccaggaatagcaacaaccactgaaagtgggagtctttaagacttgtacgccccagagcgccttcctgccccaggactggggttgcctttctccactctaaggccaggaagactgtgtcctgctccttccgttgagatgcttttttggttttgtgtttggttttgtattgcccccgtatttggaacttgtcatattgtagttcaatctctggaactgcatcagcacctagtggggaaaaacacggaaggagatcaaatcctgcgtgtgaaggggacaaagccagaggaagataatttgcagatggactcagggcattcaggactttccagcctcagtctccccgttggccgtttaccaagtttggaatctttctgggattcttgtcaatcatctctggattccctttcctgcttgctaTGTGtgatgggaaaagatgggaggggtaccttaaaggacacacctgagcctggttccatgagtatctatgctgacctaggagccaggatttccagccttcgtgcatctccttatgcggttcttctgaagcagcagttccctccaggccccaggctctgcgtccgatccatggtagccactgttccctggctggcatctggtggatcagggatgggttctctcttgccaggataatgggtcatatcctttttttttgaagttttttttaatttatttgacaaagagcaaTAG
This region includes:
- the LOC130543881 gene encoding ral guanine nucleotide dissociation stimulator-like, yielding MQGQASDSAPHMTLPSTLSPFLGTWPDQNLQAIYQSLGRDRVEIKVAYVHGAMVLKWHAWDLTNHVPLLLMQRELLALTEAEVEVPAPGLLPAAEPGTGPPIELEATPALCQLSPAVSEPASPLSAVPELQPVLPSSACVPGAEQQSAGPPFLLESFTQATATEPTAAPEASCHRWVTPKNQLGEEKPDLLDFPPRLVAEQLTYMDAELFKKLLPHQCLGSVWSKRNKPGNEHLAPTVRATVAQFNGVAKCVITTCLGNPSMTARDRAMVVEHWIKVAKACQTLRNYSSLHAILSALQSVSIHRLENTWGKVSRKPLRIFQKLCSKDSAQGRNLLIKERPSNRFATLVMALRGAQKRMQKKVSVPEAQGLQSQRRRRAPP